Below is a window of Gopherus evgoodei ecotype Sinaloan lineage chromosome 21, rGopEvg1_v1.p, whole genome shotgun sequence DNA.
CCACCCGAGCCAGCTGCATCACAGCACTGGTGAGAGGTCCCTGTGTAACCAGCTCCCCTGAGCCAGCTGCATGTCAGGGCCAGGTGAGGGGTTCCTGTATAACCAGCCCtcgcacccccccaccccgagccagcTGCATGTCAGGGCCAGGCGAGGGGTTCCTGTATAACCAGCCCTCGCACCCCCCCACCCGAGCCAGCTGCATGTCAGGGCCAGGCGAGGGGTTCCTGTGTAACCAGCCctcgcacccccccaccccaagccagcTGCATGTCAGGGCCAGGCGAGGGATTCCTGTGTAACCAGCCCTcgcaccccccccgccccgagccaGCTGCATGTCAGGGCCAGGTGAGGGGTTCCTGTGTAACCAGCCCTCGCACCCCCCCACCGCCCCGAGCCAGCTGCATGTCAGGGCCAGGTGAGGGGTTCCTGTGTAACCAGCCCtcgcacccccccaccccgagccagcTGCGTGTCAGGGCCAGGCGAGGGGTTCCTGTGTAACCAGCCCTcgcacccccccgccccgagcCAGCTGCGTGTCAGGGCCAGGCGAGGGGTTCCTGGGTAACCAGCCCTcgcacccccccgccccgagcCAGCTGCATGTCAGGGCCAGGCGAGGGGTTCCTGTGTAACCAGCCCTcgcacccccccgccccgagcCAGCTGCGTGTCAGGGCCAGGCGAGGGATTCCTGTGTAACCAGCCCTCgcaccccccctccccgagccagcTGCATGTCAGGGCCAGGTGAGGGGTTCCTGTGTAACCAGCCCtcgcacccccccccgccccgagccaGCTGCATGTCAGGGCCAGGCGAGGGAAGTGAGGAGTGAGGGAAGCTCCCTAACAGGGAGGCCCTACCTCTCTGCACCGTCTCTTCactgccagtccctgccccccgcTGACTCCTCcgcatcccctcctccccatggctTGCCCTTACGGGGGTAAAAACTGGGTGGGCCACAGCACCTGGACCCACTTTTCTGGCATGCTGGGTCCCCAAATAACCAGCCCTTGCACCCACCCCAGACAGGCCCCCTCTCAGTGGGGCTCACTGTataaccagcccctgccccccccttgGAGGGGCCACATCTCAGCACCAGGTCCCCAAATACCTGCACCCATTCCCCACACCAGCAGCTGCATCTCAATGCTGGGCAAGCGGTCCCCCTAtaaccaccccaccccaccccagaagcagccgcaTCTCCACACTCTGCTGCACTGAGACACCTTTATTAACACTCAGCGATCCAAACGTACAGAACAAGACACCAACGGGGACCCCCGagcgccagcccagccccccacggACGGCCACCCCCACTGAGagtccatgggggagggggaagcagccatCCAGACAGTGCTAGCagagcagggggtgtgtgtggggggctctgTCGCTCCAGAGGGGGGGTCCCATCACCGTAGCTGCCCCCCTCGCAGAGCCAAGACCAGGTGGAGGACAGAGCCGCCCTGGATCTTGTAGTCGGCCGCTGTCTTCTCGTCGTTCCTGCGGGGCAGACGGAGGGACACACAGACAGAGGGGGCATGAGCTGTGTGGAGCCACCACGCAGCTGCCCGCCATGGCggtggagccaggactctggggttcccttcctggctctgggagtgtggggggagcggggtctagtggggggcaagggaggaggctgggagccaggactcctgggttctaccccaggggagtgggggcggcCCTCACAGCCCTTCTTATGCCAGCTGGCGAAGGCATCCCCCATAGTCTGAACATTCAGCCCAACAGCCCCTTGTCGGGTGCCCTGTAACCCCTAGTGACCTGAGAGCTGTGGCATGGTGCAGGCCCCGAACGCACCGGTCCCCATGTGTGCTGCCAACGCGCCTCCGAGGCAGCAGGCCACCGCCTGACAGAAACGGGGATTTTACCAGCCTGAGCACGGACATTTCCATCCATGCCACGCAACGCAACAGTGCCCATCGCCCAGCGGAGGTGGCAGCCGGCCCAGTGCCCATGGGGATACATTCCCGGGGTACCCAAATGGGGAGAGACCCTCTGCCAGCGCACCCGGGGCATCTCCCTGCCAGGAACTGGCCATGCCAAAGGCTTGATGGCTGGGGAAAGCTGGTCTGTGCCCCTAGAACTGGCTCTGTGCAGGGGGCAAGGGTGCAtcctcagctgggccagcccctcccagagcctttgtttctctctctctctctgcccggAGACGGGCAGCACCTGCCAGGGAGGGCCAGATGGGCAGAGCCTggaggagttggtgggagaggcAGACAGGCTGGCACACCACTCAGTTTAAGCACCAGCAAAGCTGCTGCTAATGGAGGAGGCTGgtagccaggatgcctgggttgttccaagctctgtgaggggagtggggtctagtggttagagcacgggGAATTGGGAGCCAGGATTTATCCCATAATGCCTTAGGAAATGTTCTGCTGGCAGTGGGAGCAGAACCTATCCCACTGTGCACCAGGGGCTGCTACACTTCAGATATCCCAGAAtgcccctgggctgcagccaccatcacacccctccccccactcacatCTGCTTGCCGCTGTAGATGAGACgctgctgctggggtgggatcccctccttctcctccacacGCTCCTTTATCCGCTCCACCTGGggcatgagtgagagagaggggaaagctGGGAGAAATCCCCAAATAACGCCCTGCCCCGGGGCGTCCGGGACAGAGGGGGTAGGACCAAGGGCTGGACCCcaggagagcagggaagggaTAGAGGGAGCGGGTCTGAATGCTGGATCCCAGCAGaatgggaggggggggtctccAGAGGGGCCGGGtcgcccccactcccagcccctcagGGAGGTACCTTGTCTGTGGGCTCAATGTCGATCTCAATCTCCTTCCCGGTCAGCGTCTGGAAGCAGCAGGGGAAGCCCCggttagcagcagcagctcccccaggAGTCCCCGGTGCAGCCGAGCtgcccccacactccctgcccctctATCCCAGCATGCACCGGGGCAGAGAGAGGGCCCGAAACCTGCCCTTGGGTCCCAGctttcccatcatgcactggggcagCACCTCTTGCtcgctgctctgccccctcctgcaatcccccgggacCCCCTTCACCCGGCAGCCCCCGGGGACCCGCCCGCCCTGTGCTCCCGGCATGcaccagggcagggagtgggcagcACCTATCCCAGGATGCTCTGGGGCAGCAACTCTTGCTCACGGCGCGCCCATCTCCCGGCGGCCCCCGCGGCGGGCCCCGCTCACCTTCACTTTGATCAGCATCGTGGCCCGGCAACGCCTCACCTCTGACCCGGAACCAGAACCCAGCAGCAGCCGCTCGGAGGCTTTTACCCAGCAGCCTCCGCGCGCGCGGCCCTCTCCCTGGCGTCACTTCCTCCACTTTGCACGATGGGAGCCGTAGTCCCCTCAGCACCGCCCCAGCTGCCGCACGGAAGGGACTACACCTCCCATGGGGCAACGCAGAACACAAGGGGGGAGCGGGACGCGCAAAGGCCCATGGGAGCTCCCTAATCCCGGTGCATGAGGGGAGTTGTAGTCCCCGTACTGCTGTTACCCCTTGAGCACGACGGGGGACCGAACTACCTTTCCCATGAGGCAGCGCGGCTGGGCGGGACTAAGAGCGCGGGAGGCGCAAAGGAGCATGGTAAAAAAGCCGGCGGGCCTGGTGGCGTCTCCCGGTTcctgatgggagttgtagtccgcTACGTCCGTTCATCCGCTTCAGAACGGCAAGGGGCGGGACTGCATTGCCCATGAGGCGCCGCGCGCAGAAACGGGCTCCCCAGCTGTTGCCCCGACACCTCACGGGAGATGTAGTCCCGCCGGCCGCCCACGCCCCTCCCGTGAGGCACCGCGCGCTGGGGGAACCGTTGGGGGTTGACCCTCGATCACTCTGCGGCGCTCGTAGCCACCACCGGAAGTGGCGGGGGAGGGGCCCACCGGAAGTGGCCTCCCCACAGAATTAGTGCCGTGTTGCCAGCCCGGGTTCCGGGCCCCGCCGCACAGCGGGGTTGGTGTGGGTCGCGTCGgccctgccgggggggggggtcagagtgCACGTGGTGGCGGGAGGGAGCCACAGTTCGCGCTGCAGGAAGGAGGCGGGGTGGGGTCAGAGGTCACGGTGGCATTGCAGTGGGGTCAGAGGTCACAGGTGGAAGGCCACACCGCGGAGGCTGCGCCCTGGCCGGCGTTTCAGTGGGGGCCGAGATGATGCAGGGGGACAGCGATGGTGAACGAGCTGGAGCTCACTGGGGGGCCGGGGGTCCAGGCAGAACTGTTGTTAGCGGTGCTGGAAGTCACTGTGGGGTCAGCGGTTGAGGTGGGGATAAGGACCCAGAAGTGGGACCATTAGATGTGACCTCACTCCAGGATCTCTGGCAACTTGTCCTCCAGCACATTTAGCCAGGACCCACAGCGCCCAAGGCCTACGGAGAATCACCTCAGGTGGGGCCATCAGATCTGGGGGCTTGTCTTATTTTTAGCCAGTCACCCTTCTGCCTTTCTCCTTCAGAGCGCCGCACCACATTCATGACAGATGCCTGGTTGCTGAGCCCCACGCCCCAGTCCCAGTAAGGCACCGAGGGCAGGGTGCCAGGGCTGGAGTGGAGTCCCCTGGGATTGTGGAGGAGTCTCCCCAGCCTATCCTGAGCCACAGTCTCTGCCTCCCTCACCATGCCGCACATCGATAATGACATCAAGCTGGATTTCAAGGACGTCTTGCTGAGACCCAAGCGCAGCACCCTGAAATCCCGGAGCGAGGTGAGCGCCCCAGCCTGGCTCTTGCTTCCCTAGGAGTCCCCAGGCTTGCCTGGTGGGAGCCCCACAGCCTATCCCTGAGTGTCTAGGGGCAGATATGGTGCCCCCTGGGGTTCCTCCTCTGGGAGCCCTGCtagcatctctctccctctctggcaCAGGTGGATCTCCTCCAATCATTCACTTTCCGCAACTCGCACCAGACGTATAGTGGTATCCCCATCATTGCTGCCAACATGGACACTGTGGGCACCTTCGAGATGGCCAAAGTCCTTTGCAAGGTACATGGACCAGGGATCCCCCAGCCGTCTCCTGTAGCAGCAACATCACCGATTCCCCAGCTGATCAGCAATGGAGATCCACACCCCCAAGTGTTCTTCCTCCCAGCCAATCAGCACTGGGGATTCCCCTCCCTGCA
It encodes the following:
- the NEDD8 gene encoding NEDD8, with translation MLIKVKTLTGKEIEIDIEPTDKVERIKERVEEKEGIPPQQQRLIYSGKQMNDEKTAADYKIQGGSVLHLVLALRGGQLR